Proteins encoded within one genomic window of Ovis aries strain OAR_USU_Benz2616 breed Rambouillet chromosome 1, ARS-UI_Ramb_v3.0, whole genome shotgun sequence:
- the DIPK1A gene encoding divergent protein kinase domain 1A isoform X2, whose translation MKYLFFSWLAVFVGSWIIYVQYSTYTELCRGKDCKKIICDKYKTGVIDGPACNSLCVTETLYFGKCLSTKPNNQMYLGIWDNLPGVVKCQMEQALHLDFGTELEPRKEIVLFDKPTRGTTVQKFKEMVYSLFKAKLGDQGNLSELVNLILTVADGDKDGQVSLGEAKSAWALLQLNEFLLMVILQDKEHTPKLMGFCGDLYVMESVEYTSLYGISLPWVIELFIPSGFRRSMDQLFTPSWPRKAKIAIGLLEFVEDVFHGPYGNFLMCDTSAKNLGYNDKYDLKMVDMRKIVPETNLKELIKDRHCESDLDCVYGTDCRTSCDQSTMKCTSEVIQPNLAKACQLLKDYLLRGAPSEIREELEKQLYSCIALKVTANQMEMEHSLILNNLKTLLWKKISYTNDS comes from the exons TGTGACAAATACAAGACCGGAGTTATTGATGGGCCTGCATGTAATAGCCTTTGTGTTACAGAAACTCTTTACTTTGGAAAATGCTTATCCACCAAGCCCAACAATCAG ATGTATTTAGGGATTTGGGATAATCTACCGGGTGTTGTGAAGTGTCAGATGGAACAAGCACTTCATCTTGATTTTGGTACAGAATTGGAACCAAGAAAAGAAATAGTGCTATTTGATAAGCCAACTAGGGGAACTACTGTCCAGAAATTCAAAGAGATGGTCTACAGTCTCTTTAAG GCAAAGTTGGGTGACCAAGGGAACCTCTCTGAGCTGGTTAACCTCATCTTGACAGTAGCTGATGGAGACAAAGATGGCCAGGTTTCCTTGGGGGAAGCGAAGTCAGCATGGGCACTTCTTCAATTAAATGAATTTCTTCTCATGGTGATACTTCAAGATAAAGAACATACCCCAAAATTAATGGGATTCTGTGGTGATCTCTATGTGATGGAAAGCGTCGAATATACCTCTCTTTATGGAATAAGCCTTCCCTGGGTCATTGAACTTTTTATACCATCTGGGTTCAGAAGAAGCATGGATCAGTTGTTCACACCATCATGGCCTAGAAAGGCTAAAATAGCCATAGGACTTCTAGAATTTGTGGAAGATGTTTTCCATGGCCCATATGGAAACTTCCTCATGTGTGATACTAGTGCCAAAAACCTAGGATATAATGATAAATATGACTTGAAAATGGTGGACATGAGAAAAATTGTGCCAGAGACAAACCTGAAAGAACTTATAAAGGATCGTCACTGTGAGTCTGATTTGGACTGTGTCTATGGCACGGATTGTCGAACTAGCTGTGACCAGAGTACAATGAAATGTACTTCAGAAGTGATACAACCAAACTTGGCAAAAGCCTGTCAGTTACTCAAAGACTACCTACTGCGTGGTGCTCCAAGTGAAATTCGCGAGGAATTAGAAAAGCAGCTGTATTCTTGTATTGCTCTCAAAGTCACAGCAAATCAAATGGAAATGGAACATTCTTTGATACTAAATAACCTAAAAACATTACTGTGGAAGAAAATTTCCTACACAAATGACTCTTAG